Proteins found in one Magnolia sinica isolate HGM2019 chromosome 5, MsV1, whole genome shotgun sequence genomic segment:
- the LOC131245293 gene encoding trans-resveratrol di-O-methyltransferase-like, with the protein MASDAQFIISIVVKEYGQVFDGVRSLVDVGAGTGAVARAITDAFPHIKCTVFDQPHVIASVPKSTKIDAVGGNMFESIPPADALLLKSVLRGWSDNDCVKILKRCKEVIPSKEDGGKVILLETVVNADTDDYKLMDTKLCFDMAMLLPSTGRQREEHEWQKIFIDAGFSDYKILPVLGLRSIIEVYP; encoded by the exons ATGGCCAGTGATGCACAGTTCATCATTAGCATTGTCGTTAAAGAGTATGGTCAGGTTTTCGATGGGGTGCGGTCGTTGGTCGATGTTGGGGCTGGTACTGGTGCTGTAGCTCGGGCCATCACTGATGCGTTCCCACACATAAAATGCACCGTGTTTGATCAACCACATGTTATTGCCAGCGTGCCGAAGAGTACGAAAATAGATGCGGTTGGAGGTAACATGTTCGAGTCGATTCCCCCTGCAGACGCTCTTCTCCTCAAG TCAGTCCTACGCGGCTGGAGTGACAATGACTGCGTGAAGATATTAAAACGGTGCAAAGAGGTAATTCCAAGTAAAGAAGATGGAGGGAAGGTGATCTTACTAGAAACAGTTGTGAATGCCGACACAGATGATTACAAGTTAATGGACACAAAGCTTTGCTTTGATATGGCGATGCTGTTGCCTTCAACAGGCAGGCAGAGGGAAGAACATGAGTGGCAGAAAATCTTCATTGACGCTGGTTTCTCTGACTACAAGATTCTACCTGTGCTGGGTTTGCGGTCAATTATCGAAGTTTATCCTTGA